Proteins encoded within one genomic window of Callithrix jacchus isolate 240 chromosome 11, calJac240_pri, whole genome shotgun sequence:
- the TMUB1 gene encoding transmembrane and ubiquitin-like domain-containing protein 1 codes for MTLIEGVGDEVTVLFSVLACLLVLALAWVSTHTAEGGDPLPQLSGTPSPAQPSAAMAATDSMRGEAPGPETPSLRHRGQAAQPEPSTGVTATPTQPALDSPQEPLVLRLKFLNDSEQVARAWPHDTIGSLKRTQFPGREQQVRLIYQGQLLGDDTQTLGSLHLPPNCVLHCHVSTRVGPPSPPCPPGSEPGPSGLEIGSLLLPLLLLLLLLLWYCQIQYRPFFPLTATLGLAGFTLLLSLLAFAMYRP; via the exons ATGACCCTGATTGAAGGGGTGGGTGATGAGGTGACCGTCCTTTTCTCGGTGCTTGCCTGCCTTCTGGTGCTGGCCCTTGCCTGGGTCTCAACGCACACCGCTGAGGGCGGGGACCCACTGCCCCAGCTGTCAGGGACCCCATCGCCAGCCCAGCCCAGCGCAGCCATGGCAGCTACCGACAGCATGAGAGGGGAGGCCCCAGGGCCAGAGACTCCCAGCCTGAGACACAGAGGTCAAGCTGCACAGCCAGAGCCCAGCACTGGGGTCACAGCAACACCGACACAGCCAGCCCTGGACTCCCCGCAGGAGCCCCTCGTGCTACGGTTGAAATTCCTCAATGATTCAGAGCAGGTGGCCAGGGCCTGGCCCCACGACACCATTGGTTCCTTGAAAAG GACCCAGTTTCCCGGCCGGGAACAGCAGGTGCGACTCATCTACCAAGGGCAGCTGCTAGGCGACGACACCCAGACCCTGGgcagccttcacctccctccCAACTGCGTTCTCCACTGCCACGTGTCCACGAGGGTCGGCCCCCCAAGTCCCCCCTGCCCTCCGGGGTCCGAGCCCGGCCCCTCCGGGCTGGAAATAGGCAGCCTGCTGCTGcccctgctgctcctgctgctgctgctgctctggtACTGCCAGATCCAGTACCGGCCGTTCTTTCCCCTGACCGCCACTCTGGGCCTGGCCGGCTTCACCCTGCTCCTCAGTCTCCTGGCCTTTGCCATGTACCGCCCGTAG
- the FASTK gene encoding fas-activated serine/threonine kinase isoform X2 produces the protein MRRPRGEPGPRAPRPTEGATCAGPGESWSPSPNSMLRVLLSAQTSPTRLSGLLVIPPVQPCCLGPSKWGDWPPGGGPSTGHVQGLQRLLEQARSPGELLRWLGQNPTKVRAHHYPVALRRLGQLLGSRPRPPPVEQATLQDLSQLIIRNCPAFDMHTIHVCLHLAVLLGFPADGPLVRALEQERRLRLPPKPPPPLSSLLRETRPEELTPHVMVLLAQHLARHRLREPQLLEAIARFLVVQENQLSSKVVQKLVLPFGRLNYLPLEQQFMPCLERILAREAGVAPLATVNILMSLCQLRCLPFRALHFVFSPGFINYISGTPHALIVRRYLSLLDTAVELELPGYRGPRLPRRQQVPIFPQPLITDRARCKYSHKDIVAEGLRQLLGEEKYRQDLTVPPGYCTDFLLCVGSSGAVLPVRTQDPFLPYPPRSCPQGQAACSPTTRDPAQRVVLVLRERWHFCRDGRVLLGSRALRERHLGLMGYQLLPLPFEELESQRGLPQLKSYLRQKLQALGLRWGPEGG, from the exons ATGAGGAGGCCGCGGGGGGAGCCTGGCCCCCGGGCCCCGAGACCGACTGAGGGAGCGACCTGCGCAGGGCCCGGGGAGTCAT GGTCTCCATCACCCAACTCAATGCTTCGAGTCCTGCTCTCTGCTCAGACCTCCCCTACTCGGCTGTCTGGCTTGCTGGTGATCCCTCCAGTACAGCCCTGCTGTCTGGGGCCCAGCAAATGGGGAGACTGGCCTCCTGGAGGAGGCCCCAGTACAGGTCATGTGCAAGGGCTGCAGCGGCTTCTGGAACAGGCGAGGAGCCCTGGGGAGCTGCTGCGCTGGCTGGGCCAGAACCCCACTAAGGTGCGCGCCCACCACTATCCGGTCGCGCTTCGTCGTCTGGGCCAACTCTTGGGGTCTCGGCCACGGCCCCCTCCTGTGGAGCAGGCCACACTACAGGACTTGAGTCAGCTCATCATCCGAAACTGCCCCGCCTTTGACATGCACACCATCCACGTGTGTCTGCACCTTGCAGTCTTACTTG GCTTTCCAGCTGATGGTCCCCTGGTGCGTGCCCTGGAGCAGGAGCGAAGGCTCCGCCTCCCTCCGAAGCCACCTCCCCCTTTGTCGTCTCTTCTCCGAG AGACAAGACCAGAGGAATTGACGCCCCATGTGATGGTGCTCCTGGCCCAGCACCTGGCCCGGCACCGGTTACGGGAGCCCCAGCTTCTGGAAGCCATTGCCCGCTTCCTGGTGGTTCAGGAAAACCAGCTCAGCAGCAAG GTGGTACAGAAGTTGGTCCTGCCCTTTGGGCGGCTGAACTACCTGCCTCTGGAACAGCAGTTTATGCCCTGCCTTGAGAGGATCCTGGCTCGGGAAGCAGGGGTGGCACCCCTGGCTACGGTCAACATCTTGATGTCACTGTGCCAACTGCGGTGCCTGCCCTTCAGAGCCCTGCACTTTGTTTTTTCCCCTGGCTTTATCAACTACATCAGTG GCACCCCTCATGCTCTGATTGTGCGTCGCTACCTCTCCCTGCTGGACACGGCCGTGGAGCTGGAGCTCCCAGGATACCGGGGTCCTCGCCTTCCCCGAAGGCAGCAAGTGCCCATCTTTCCCCAGCCTCTCATCACCGACCGTGCCCGCTGCAAGTACAG TCACAAGGACATAGTAGCTGAGGGGCTGCGCCAGCTGCTGGGGGAGGAGAAATACCGCCAGGACCTGACCGTGCCTCCAGGCTACTGCACAG ACTTCCTGCTGTGTGTCGGCAGCTCTGGTGCTGTGCTTCCCGTGAGAACCCAGGACCCCTTCCTGCCATACCCACCAAGGTCCTGCCCACAGGGACAGGCTGCCTGTAGCCCCACTACCCGAGATCCTGCCCAGAG GGTGGTGCTGGTGTTGCGGGAACGCTGGCATTTCTGCCGGGATGGCAGggtgctcctgggctcaagggccCTGAGGGAGCGGCACCTAGGCCTGATGGGCTACCAGCTCCTGCCG CTACCCTTTGAGGAACTGGAGTCCCAGAGAGGCCTGCCCCAACTCAAGAGCTACCTGAGGCAGAAGCTCCAGGCCCTGGGCCTGCGCTGGGGGCCCGAaggggggtga
- the FASTK gene encoding fas-activated serine/threonine kinase isoform X3, whose amino-acid sequence MRRPRGEPGPRAPRPTEGATCAGPGESWSPSPNSMLRVLLSAQTSPTRLSGLLVIPPVQPCCLGPSKWGDWPPGGGPSTGHVQGLQRLLEQARSPGELLRWLGQNPTKVRAHHYPVALRRLGQLLGSRPRPPPVEQATLQDLSQLIIRNCPAFDMHTIHVCLHLAVLLETRPEELTPHVMVLLAQHLARHRLREPQLLEAIARFLVVQENQLSSKVVQKLVLPFGRLNYLPLEQQFMPCLERILAREAGVAPLATVNILMSLCQLRCLPFRALHFVFSPGFINYISGTPHALIVRRYLSLLDTAVELELPGYRGPRLPRRQQVPIFPQPLITDRARCKYSHKDIVAEGLRQLLGEEKYRQDLTVPPGYCTDFLLCVGSSGAVLPVRTQDPFLPYPPRSCPQGQAACSPTTRDPAQRVVLVLRERWHFCRDGRVLLGSRALRERHLGLMGYQLLPLPFEELESQRGLPQLKSYLRQKLQALGLRWGPEGG is encoded by the exons ATGAGGAGGCCGCGGGGGGAGCCTGGCCCCCGGGCCCCGAGACCGACTGAGGGAGCGACCTGCGCAGGGCCCGGGGAGTCAT GGTCTCCATCACCCAACTCAATGCTTCGAGTCCTGCTCTCTGCTCAGACCTCCCCTACTCGGCTGTCTGGCTTGCTGGTGATCCCTCCAGTACAGCCCTGCTGTCTGGGGCCCAGCAAATGGGGAGACTGGCCTCCTGGAGGAGGCCCCAGTACAGGTCATGTGCAAGGGCTGCAGCGGCTTCTGGAACAGGCGAGGAGCCCTGGGGAGCTGCTGCGCTGGCTGGGCCAGAACCCCACTAAGGTGCGCGCCCACCACTATCCGGTCGCGCTTCGTCGTCTGGGCCAACTCTTGGGGTCTCGGCCACGGCCCCCTCCTGTGGAGCAGGCCACACTACAGGACTTGAGTCAGCTCATCATCCGAAACTGCCCCGCCTTTGACATGCACACCATCCACGTGTGTCTGCACCTTGCAGTCTTACTTG AGACAAGACCAGAGGAATTGACGCCCCATGTGATGGTGCTCCTGGCCCAGCACCTGGCCCGGCACCGGTTACGGGAGCCCCAGCTTCTGGAAGCCATTGCCCGCTTCCTGGTGGTTCAGGAAAACCAGCTCAGCAGCAAG GTGGTACAGAAGTTGGTCCTGCCCTTTGGGCGGCTGAACTACCTGCCTCTGGAACAGCAGTTTATGCCCTGCCTTGAGAGGATCCTGGCTCGGGAAGCAGGGGTGGCACCCCTGGCTACGGTCAACATCTTGATGTCACTGTGCCAACTGCGGTGCCTGCCCTTCAGAGCCCTGCACTTTGTTTTTTCCCCTGGCTTTATCAACTACATCAGTG GCACCCCTCATGCTCTGATTGTGCGTCGCTACCTCTCCCTGCTGGACACGGCCGTGGAGCTGGAGCTCCCAGGATACCGGGGTCCTCGCCTTCCCCGAAGGCAGCAAGTGCCCATCTTTCCCCAGCCTCTCATCACCGACCGTGCCCGCTGCAAGTACAG TCACAAGGACATAGTAGCTGAGGGGCTGCGCCAGCTGCTGGGGGAGGAGAAATACCGCCAGGACCTGACCGTGCCTCCAGGCTACTGCACAG ACTTCCTGCTGTGTGTCGGCAGCTCTGGTGCTGTGCTTCCCGTGAGAACCCAGGACCCCTTCCTGCCATACCCACCAAGGTCCTGCCCACAGGGACAGGCTGCCTGTAGCCCCACTACCCGAGATCCTGCCCAGAG GGTGGTGCTGGTGTTGCGGGAACGCTGGCATTTCTGCCGGGATGGCAGggtgctcctgggctcaagggccCTGAGGGAGCGGCACCTAGGCCTGATGGGCTACCAGCTCCTGCCG CTACCCTTTGAGGAACTGGAGTCCCAGAGAGGCCTGCCCCAACTCAAGAGCTACCTGAGGCAGAAGCTCCAGGCCCTGGGCCTGCGCTGGGGGCCCGAaggggggtga
- the FASTK gene encoding fas-activated serine/threonine kinase isoform X1, which produces MRRPRGEPGPRAPRPTEGATCAGPGESWSPSPNSMLRVLLSAQTSPTRLSGLLVIPPVQPCCLGPSKWGDWPPGGGPSTGHVQGLQRLLEQARSPGELLRWLGQNPTKVRAHHYPVALRRLGQLLGSRPRPPPVEQATLQDLSQLIIRNCPAFDMHTIHVCLHLAVLLGFPADGPLVRALEQERRLRLPPKPPPPLSSLLRGGQRLEAALSCPRFLRYPRQHLISSLAETRPEELTPHVMVLLAQHLARHRLREPQLLEAIARFLVVQENQLSSKVVQKLVLPFGRLNYLPLEQQFMPCLERILAREAGVAPLATVNILMSLCQLRCLPFRALHFVFSPGFINYISGTPHALIVRRYLSLLDTAVELELPGYRGPRLPRRQQVPIFPQPLITDRARCKYSHKDIVAEGLRQLLGEEKYRQDLTVPPGYCTDFLLCVGSSGAVLPVRTQDPFLPYPPRSCPQGQAACSPTTRDPAQRVVLVLRERWHFCRDGRVLLGSRALRERHLGLMGYQLLPLPFEELESQRGLPQLKSYLRQKLQALGLRWGPEGG; this is translated from the exons ATGAGGAGGCCGCGGGGGGAGCCTGGCCCCCGGGCCCCGAGACCGACTGAGGGAGCGACCTGCGCAGGGCCCGGGGAGTCAT GGTCTCCATCACCCAACTCAATGCTTCGAGTCCTGCTCTCTGCTCAGACCTCCCCTACTCGGCTGTCTGGCTTGCTGGTGATCCCTCCAGTACAGCCCTGCTGTCTGGGGCCCAGCAAATGGGGAGACTGGCCTCCTGGAGGAGGCCCCAGTACAGGTCATGTGCAAGGGCTGCAGCGGCTTCTGGAACAGGCGAGGAGCCCTGGGGAGCTGCTGCGCTGGCTGGGCCAGAACCCCACTAAGGTGCGCGCCCACCACTATCCGGTCGCGCTTCGTCGTCTGGGCCAACTCTTGGGGTCTCGGCCACGGCCCCCTCCTGTGGAGCAGGCCACACTACAGGACTTGAGTCAGCTCATCATCCGAAACTGCCCCGCCTTTGACATGCACACCATCCACGTGTGTCTGCACCTTGCAGTCTTACTTG GCTTTCCAGCTGATGGTCCCCTGGTGCGTGCCCTGGAGCAGGAGCGAAGGCTCCGCCTCCCTCCGAAGCCACCTCCCCCTTTGTCGTCTCTTCTCCGAGGTGGGCAAAGGCTGGAAGCTGCTCTGAGCTGCCCCCGTTTTCTGCGGTATCCACGGCAGCATCTGATCAGCAGCCTGGCAG AGACAAGACCAGAGGAATTGACGCCCCATGTGATGGTGCTCCTGGCCCAGCACCTGGCCCGGCACCGGTTACGGGAGCCCCAGCTTCTGGAAGCCATTGCCCGCTTCCTGGTGGTTCAGGAAAACCAGCTCAGCAGCAAG GTGGTACAGAAGTTGGTCCTGCCCTTTGGGCGGCTGAACTACCTGCCTCTGGAACAGCAGTTTATGCCCTGCCTTGAGAGGATCCTGGCTCGGGAAGCAGGGGTGGCACCCCTGGCTACGGTCAACATCTTGATGTCACTGTGCCAACTGCGGTGCCTGCCCTTCAGAGCCCTGCACTTTGTTTTTTCCCCTGGCTTTATCAACTACATCAGTG GCACCCCTCATGCTCTGATTGTGCGTCGCTACCTCTCCCTGCTGGACACGGCCGTGGAGCTGGAGCTCCCAGGATACCGGGGTCCTCGCCTTCCCCGAAGGCAGCAAGTGCCCATCTTTCCCCAGCCTCTCATCACCGACCGTGCCCGCTGCAAGTACAG TCACAAGGACATAGTAGCTGAGGGGCTGCGCCAGCTGCTGGGGGAGGAGAAATACCGCCAGGACCTGACCGTGCCTCCAGGCTACTGCACAG ACTTCCTGCTGTGTGTCGGCAGCTCTGGTGCTGTGCTTCCCGTGAGAACCCAGGACCCCTTCCTGCCATACCCACCAAGGTCCTGCCCACAGGGACAGGCTGCCTGTAGCCCCACTACCCGAGATCCTGCCCAGAG GGTGGTGCTGGTGTTGCGGGAACGCTGGCATTTCTGCCGGGATGGCAGggtgctcctgggctcaagggccCTGAGGGAGCGGCACCTAGGCCTGATGGGCTACCAGCTCCTGCCG CTACCCTTTGAGGAACTGGAGTCCCAGAGAGGCCTGCCCCAACTCAAGAGCTACCTGAGGCAGAAGCTCCAGGCCCTGGGCCTGCGCTGGGGGCCCGAaggggggtga